The Rhipicephalus sanguineus isolate Rsan-2018 chromosome 4, BIME_Rsan_1.4, whole genome shotgun sequence DNA window GGGCTGTGAATCGTGCCAACATTTCCTGCTATAAAATTTGATGCACGGTGATTACGTTTGCTATCGTATTACTTTAACGACGTAGTCCATAATAACGTGCTCATATTGACGTCATTTATTTGGTTCTTTGTTCGTATGCTTTTATGTTATATGCAATTATTTCTGTGCTGCTCTGAGCCCTCCTAATATGGGCAACGAGCTCATCATGCAGCCGGACGGCAGCTTTTGTTAGCAGCTCCTGTCTTCGTAAAATAGACGAAATCGAATGAGGTGTTTGcttgatttctttatttattggCTGATTGTACAAAAGAACTAATGAAGAAATACACGAATAAATACATATGTGTCATATAAGGTACATCACACTGAACTGAGCCAATACCTTGTAAAGGAAACATTCGCCATGACTTCGTAAATGTCACATTAATTCCTCTTGAATGGTAGAAATGCATTCCTAATATTGCGATTCAGATGCTTTGATGAAGATATGTTGGAGAACAGCGATATGTTTTTTTTGTGGGATTATTTCGAAATTTTTAGTTTTCCCCCTGTATACTTCGAAAAATTGAATATCGAACGCACATAGAGAAACCTTGGGCTCCAACGAAACATCATGCTATTTACTTCTGCTGATTTTGTTTATTATCCCAGATGGCGCAAATTACGCTCAAATTGGCCTATTCGAAAAGCAGATTGCACGTCATCTCTGAGTTGTCCAGAAAGGTAGATATAACGGAGCCATGCGATGACTGCGTTGAAATGTCTTGAGTCAAAATATTAGTGCTTGTCGAATTTCATAAGCTCTACCCACGCAAGACCTTCAGACACTTTGTGCTTTTGTTATATACAGAGTGATAAAAGGTGAATTTAATGATTCCCTTAAACTCAGCCGTTACTTGAGGACCACTTCTGCAAATAAGCTTTATCACCATGGGACGCACAATTAGTAATTATGTATTGCTGCTATCAGGCGTCCAAGTataaaaaatattaaacaaattTTGAACTAAGAAACAGCGCTATAAGAAGACGAATGCGAGGATACACAAACGCGGCGATGCCTAACATCTCGTCTTCGTCTTgctctagcgctgtttcttcgttcaagaTCAGTGGGTACCAACCAACCTACTTCAAGAAGCTAATACATTCAATCATGAACATTTTGTGACAGGAGTAGGTGCGCATGTTTGCATCGAAACTTTTGACACAGTCGGGTTTCTACGCCGTCCCAGTTGACAAAACTCTTCTAGCACAACCATGCTCCGGGATATTCAGCCGCCAATTTTAATTACCTTTCGCAAGATTACGCACCCAAAATACTAAGGATCGACACAAAGCTACTCCCTGATGACACACACGGtagcacgcgcacgcacgcacgcacgcaggcacacacacacacacacacacacacacacacacacacacacacacacacacacacacacacacacacacacacacacacacacacacacacacacacacacacacgcacgcacgcacgcacgcacgcacacacacacgcacgcacgcacgcacgcaaacgtTATCGGACTTCTTTATGTCCTATTGTCCTTAGAAACGTCAGCAACAATTTTGTGTAGCCTAACCAACAGGTGGTACATTGCCAGAGGTAGAGGAAGTGCCTCAGCAACATACTCTAGATGCGTTGATGAAGCCATGAGGCCTCCAAAATTTGTTCCTCTGAGCTGTGGTGGTGCGGATAAAAAATGCGTGTTTTCCGTCTtcttgtgtttacgtctgtgttatttgttttgttttgttttctttcctctttccttccccctatcttcctttcctctatgtttcccctttcccaaatgagcagccaggcgttgtgcccctttaggtggcagttgttaTCCTGTTCCTTCCATATTTCCTCTACCtgttcgtgttttctatgtattcaaaccaaataataaataataataataataactgagaGATAACATCGAAGTGTCTGGGGAACTTAATTTTTAAAGCGAATCGTTTAGGTTCCGTGGAGCCTTTTGTGGCGAATACACGCTTCGTCTTACCCGTACAACCTACGGGGCACGTAAAAGGCACAAGATGAGTATTTCATGCACTGGTCCGTGCTGGCTTTTTCCTTCCCACCGTTAAGATAGCTGCAAATGCCAAGCAAATGCAGACACCAGAATCACCGCATCGTTTCTTCAACAAGGCATAAAGCTTCTCTGAGTCAGCATGAACATCGCCTTGAATACCTCAGGGACCTTGTAACTGCTGCAGTACAGCATTGTGATGGAGTTCATAAACAATATAGCCTAGGCTATTGATATCCAGGAAATCGCAGTGCCTCTCTTGAGTTGGAGAACATCACCCAAGAATCGGGTCTCTCGTCAATACTGAATAGAAGAGCTCTCCGCAGTGAAagctctggagtctgtgaccgtggcgcagtgaatagcgtgcccggcatctgttgttgtggacggAGGGGATGTGGATTGGATGCCCgatgatggaacttttttttctttaccatctgatcgtgtaaattttttcgacgtcatttccatgacggaaatacgtcactgaaatcttggtggacctcggcataaaacactttcgtgttaaaatagaaaGCAGCACTCCAAATAGAAAATAGAAAGACAGTTTCATAAGGTCAAATCGGAAAACGTGTTTCAGGCGTCCCTCGCAAGAGTATTGCGTAGTCTCATTTAGAAAAGGCCCATCATGCTGCCGCAAACGCGTGCTGAAAAGCCGAGCCCTCAAAGAGTCAAACATAATTAGGACAAACGCAAATGCAAGGAAAACGACTTTATTTCATTTGATGAGGCGTTCGATGGTCGATGAAGCACCAACCATGAATAGCCGTAATAATTTAGGCCATGATTGTCTATCTTCTTCTTGCAACTATGAAAGTTGTTTCTGCAAACAAAACAAACGAATATCACGTAAACACAAAGCCACCATGTTCGTGCAGCCTACACATTCTGGCACAAATTATGTGATCAAAAAGCTCTAGTCGCGGCATGCAATTATTCACAAAAAACTCGCGAACAATGCAAATATGTGCGGTGCCAGCTTAGGAAAGTTATATTAAATGCCAAAAATGAGACGGCCAAAGATCACATCTGATGGTTCACAAACATGTATAAAATCTAATTTTTATCACTACACAACAGCGCTGGCAGAGGACAGCGCTTTCTAAGGAAAAGGCCCAATAAAAATAATTCGCTCAGCAAACAATGCCCCAATTTAGGCTCAACATAGATCAAATACTTACACTTCTTGCGGAGAAGAGCGCCGTAGTGGAATGGAGTGCCAAGGCCGTAGCCGTAGTTCAGGCCGTAGCCGAGAAGACCATGGCCATATCCGTAGTGGCCAACGCCGTAGCCGAGGGTGCCAACGCCATAGCCGTACACTGGAGCGGCGTGATAGGCAGCGAGAGCTGGGGCAGCGTGGGCAACAGTGGCGACAGCTGGGGCgtggtggacggtggtggtggCAACAGCTGGGGCGGCGTGAACGGCAGCGACAGCTGGAGCAACGGCGTAGGAAGCAACTGGGGCAGCAGCCACGGTGGCAACTGGAGCAGCGTGGGCGACGGTGGCGACGCGGGTCACAGCTGGAGCAACAGCGTAAGAAGCGACTGGGGCAGCAGCCACGGTGGCAACTGGAGCAGCGTGGGCGACGGTGGCGACGCGGGTCAAAGCTGGAGCAACAGCGTAAGAAGCGACTGGGGCAGCAGCCACGGTGGCAACTGGAGCAGCGTGGGCAACAGTGGCGACGCGGGTCACAGCTGGAGCAACAGCGTAGGAAGCGACTGGGGCGGCAACAGCGGTGGCGACTGGGGCGTGGGCAACAGTGGCGTAGGAGGCCACAGCTGGAGCAGCAGCCAGGCCGACGCCGTAGCCGGTGGTGCCGACGAAACCAGCGAAAGCGCTGGTGGCCAGAGCCAGAACAATGCAAGCACGGATCTGTTAAGAGAAACAAACGTGTCAAGAGGACGACAACAGACAAAGCACCGACTTTGTATGCAGATAAAGGTTTATAAATATTTTACAGCGGAGagctatgttttttttatgccgttacgcgttcgtAAAAGCTATGACCAGGAATGGCCTCTACATTTcttgcgcgtgcaacgcaataactcggcgggcgcgcgctctcttcagcTTCTTGTTCATCCTCTGCTTCGCAGcaccgatttgtccagcgtggggtgcaataactcggatgggtgaCAGGAAGagtagagagagggagaaagagataacgagtgaaggaaaaaagaaagggagaaattcaaagaaagaatgaaaagaaaaggaaaaatatagaaatacaaagaaagaaatacacagatacagaaaatgATAGATAGAAGCAGacacaaaaaagatagaaaaacaagagcgaaaaacagaaagagaaataaagagaggaagagagagaaagaagatattgaaaaaaagaggaagtgtgaaaaagagagtgagagaaaaacaaaaggaagaaaagtgAAAACAAGATAGAAAAAGAgctagaaagaaatagacagacaaagatagaaagaaattgaaagaaacagagaggatgaagacatataaaaataaagagaaagagaggaacaaagaaggAGAAAAGtacagagaaacaaggaaggccacccggtGGCGTTGTTCTTTGGGGCTTTGCGCCATtagtgcgaaggtgccttaaCTTTTTGTTCTCCAATATTATCCACAAAGCAAATGCGTGAGCAAGAATACATGTTATTTACGTCGGGGCATTTTTTGCTGTAATCTACAACTTTTATATGGATTTATTTAAAATAATCGTACTGCTCTATAACCACCGCCTCGACCCCATCGATTGTTTATATATCGACAACATTTATAGCTGTCGCTAAAAGTCCACTTTCTTTACTTCCAAATTAGATTGAGAATGTCTCGTGCGCAAACAACACAATGAAACAGCCCCTTTCGACAAGGTTTGGGAATTTTATCAGCGATAAATGGTTTTGAATTAGTGCAGAAACTTAAAACTTTGATAATAGAATTTTCTTACCATCTTGACCTTACAGCCGCTGTTGTGTCAACTGCTGGTGTGTGCTTCGTCGCCGGTGGCTTTTATACCTGCGCTATCCACGCTTATTTATGCACCGAAGTAATCTCAATAGGAAAAAGAAAATTGATGATCCTGCATAGCCGGTATAATAAGGCACCGCGATGCAACCGCATGCCAAGCATAGGAAACGGAGGCACGCATTTCGAAACATAATGAGGCTCGACACCGTAATCAGTCCACTCGGGGCGTTTTCGGGGCGTTTTCGGGGCGTTTTCGgggctttttgtttttcttttacatAATATAGGCGGCGTTGAAGCAGGTGTCGGTGAAAGATGTTTCGTGTTCACCTTCGAGGATAGAATAACAATGGGCTGTGATTCACACAGAAAAGTTGAAATAGCTGAAAACGGATGAGTTGAAGAAAAACGATCGCGCGGATTGCTTTTTCTGACAGAATATCGCCGACAACTtatggttattttttttttttcgcgagcagCTTTGAAGTGGTTCGTCGTTATTCTAAGCATAGAATCGCTGATAGGATTTATAATCGTGAAATATAATTAGTGCACCTGTTATAATTAATAATCCTGGCAACCACATTTGCAGATTCATTAGCGCTAAAGTCACAGAAATGTTTGCTGTTTGTTGCATTGTCTACAAGTATGTAGAAAGATTATTAATATTCCGCTACAGTGCTAAAGGCCACAATAAAGGCAAGTTAGGATCACTGCGTAGTGCTTCGCTCAGCATcacatgagaaatattgaagtaATATAATTGCTTAATTGCCTTCATTGCATTATACCAAAATTTCGTGGTATGGTGACATGCCACTGCACGCAGTGCTGTGCCTCATCTCTCACTGCGTTTTGCACTCGAGCATAATTGCCCTAACGCAAGTGAGTACCGGCCGCGGAGGACGTATTTACAGTTGCCAGAGTTCATGAACACTTGTTGGACATGAACCGAACGAAATTGCGAAGGCACTGCGCTGTTCAAGTCTACCAGGAGGCCATCACATACACCGTCTCTCCCAGCTAAATTGAACTTTGAGCTCTTCATACTCCTAACGCAAATCTCGCTACGGATGTTTTCCCGCTGCTGC harbors:
- the LOC119391335 gene encoding cuticle protein 16.5-like, with protein sequence MIRACIVLALATSAFAGFVGTTGYGVGLAAAPAVASYATVAHAPVATAVAAPVASYAVAPAVTRVATVAHAAPVATVAAAPVASYAVAPALTRVATVAHAAPVATVAAAPVASYAVAPAVTRVATVAHAAPVATVAAAPVASYAVAPAVAAVHAAPAVATTTVHHAPAVATVAHAAPALAAYHAAPVYGYGVGTLGYGVGHYGYGHGLLGYGLNYGYGLGTPFHYGALLRKK